The following coding sequences lie in one uncultured Mailhella sp. genomic window:
- a CDS encoding methylated-DNA--[protein]-cysteine S-methyltransferase: protein MFYSVRYFSPVGPLTVVSDEDHVVGLWIDGQKYFQSTLTVPPVSATDRPVLMQAVSWLDRYFSGQKPSPDELPLAPAGSEFRRFIWQALCRIPWGSVVTYGELAEQAARAFHRKTMSAQAVGGAVGHNPISIIIPCHRVVGSNGSLTGYAGGIDKKIRLLRLEGVNTDLFHSPAQAVSRRPRTSPAQAERRGAAIRISGRNA, encoded by the coding sequence ATGTTCTACTCGGTGCGATATTTCTCCCCCGTCGGTCCGCTCACCGTCGTCAGCGACGAGGATCACGTCGTCGGTCTCTGGATCGACGGTCAGAAATACTTTCAAAGCACGCTGACCGTCCCGCCGGTGTCCGCCACGGACCGCCCCGTGCTCATGCAGGCCGTATCGTGGCTCGACCGATATTTTTCCGGGCAAAAGCCCTCCCCCGACGAACTGCCCCTCGCCCCGGCGGGAAGCGAATTCCGCCGCTTCATCTGGCAGGCGCTGTGCCGCATTCCCTGGGGGAGCGTGGTCACCTACGGAGAGCTCGCCGAACAGGCCGCCCGAGCCTTTCACAGGAAAACCATGTCCGCCCAGGCCGTGGGCGGCGCAGTGGGGCACAATCCCATTTCCATCATCATTCCCTGCCATCGCGTCGTGGGCAGTAACGGAAGCCTCACCGGATACGCCGGAGGCATCGACAAAAAAATCCGCCTGCTGAGGCTCGAAGGCGTGAACACGGATCTTTTCCATTCCCCTGCGCAGGCCGTTTCCCGCCGCCCCAGAACATCCCCAGCCCAGGCGGAACGCCGAGGCGCGGCAATCCGCATTTCCGGCCGCAACGCCTGA
- a CDS encoding branched-chain amino acid ABC transporter permease produces the protein MDGVLLAQFIMNGLMLGMMYALVAVGFTLFFGVLDIIVFSHGDTVMVGAFAGLGTYVWLQSVYPEIDTVWVCLWVLLASLLAVCLLGVFLARGLIMRLRSSPPLNTLLATMMLGTVLREAIRLFYPDGSNPQPFPKLLPDASWMLGGVTVRLDNVLLFVGGLVLIGGIHVLINKTKLGMAVRAVAQDSETAQLMGVNFSFIVLLTFALGSGVAAFAGLMNGIYYNEINFSMGVLLGAIGFSAAVIGGLGNIYGAIIGGFVFAFLQTIGAVALPFSSAYKDVFAFAVVIVLMAIRPTGFLAERSSQRV, from the coding sequence ATGGATGGCGTTCTGCTGGCGCAGTTCATCATGAACGGACTCATGCTCGGCATGATGTACGCTCTGGTGGCTGTCGGCTTTACACTGTTTTTCGGCGTATTGGACATTATTGTTTTTTCTCATGGCGATACGGTCATGGTCGGCGCGTTTGCCGGTTTGGGAACGTATGTCTGGCTGCAGTCCGTGTACCCTGAAATAGACACCGTCTGGGTCTGCCTGTGGGTGCTGCTGGCCAGTCTGCTTGCCGTATGCCTTCTGGGCGTGTTTCTTGCCCGGGGACTTATCATGCGTCTCCGGTCTTCGCCGCCTCTGAATACTCTTCTTGCCACCATGATGCTGGGTACCGTGCTGCGCGAAGCCATACGTTTGTTTTATCCCGACGGCTCCAATCCGCAGCCTTTTCCCAAGCTGCTGCCCGACGCGTCCTGGATGCTGGGCGGTGTGACGGTGCGCCTCGACAACGTGCTTTTGTTTGTCGGCGGACTGGTGCTCATCGGCGGCATCCATGTGCTCATCAACAAGACGAAGCTCGGCATGGCGGTGCGCGCCGTGGCGCAGGATTCCGAAACCGCTCAGCTCATGGGCGTGAATTTCTCCTTCATCGTGCTGCTCACCTTTGCGCTTGGTTCCGGAGTGGCCGCGTTCGCCGGACTCATGAACGGCATCTATTACAATGAAATCAACTTCAGCATGGGCGTGCTTCTTGGAGCCATCGGCTTCAGTGCCGCAGTCATCGGAGGTCTCGGCAATATCTACGGCGCCATCATCGGCGGTTTTGTGTTCGCCTTTCTCCAGACCATAGGCGCTGTGGCCCTGCCGTTCTCCAGCGCCTATAAGGACGTGTTTGCGTTTGCCGTCGTCATTGTGCTCATGGCAATACGCCCCACCGGTTTTCTGGCGGAACGTTCTAGTCAGAGGGTGTGA
- a CDS encoding branched-chain amino acid ABC transporter substrate-binding protein: MNGISFFKRSLLCLCTGLLVVTGGEFSSAYAKETVKVGFVGPLTGGLSSLGMGGRNSADLAVQERNENPNSKYHYELVVLDDEGKPNVGVQVVTKLASDRKVAGVVAHYVSAVALSTVDIFHRFGMPAIIWGAVHPDITYGNNYKEIFRIPGTMINQNEVAAKFMTGLGYKKFAIIHDTTDYGKGHASYFSDFVKKNGGEIVGEFGVTSNQQDFTAELTKIKALDPQVLYFASLVPTGVRVRAQMVKLGMTDIQFQGVSGIKSDAFIHGVGDEAAEGCMSFIEGSPLEKLPGGAAFLSSYEKHGYEQAPEAYGPFAYAAMVQLLDAIEAEGPNHKKIISYLQNIKSADTLVGKVTYDDHGQNIEPAVSKYIVQDGQWIFWEDSKYCSGERALKKLNK; the protein is encoded by the coding sequence ATGAACGGTATTTCTTTTTTCAAACGTTCCCTGCTTTGCCTTTGCACCGGTCTTCTGGTTGTGACCGGGGGAGAGTTTTCTTCGGCCTATGCCAAGGAAACGGTTAAAGTGGGTTTTGTGGGACCGCTTACCGGCGGACTGAGCTCGCTCGGCATGGGCGGCAGAAACTCGGCTGATCTTGCCGTACAGGAACGCAATGAGAATCCCAACAGCAAGTACCACTATGAACTCGTGGTGCTCGATGACGAAGGCAAGCCCAACGTGGGCGTGCAGGTCGTGACCAAGCTCGCGTCGGACCGCAAGGTGGCCGGCGTGGTGGCGCATTACGTTTCCGCCGTGGCCCTGAGCACCGTGGACATCTTCCATCGTTTCGGCATGCCCGCCATCATCTGGGGCGCCGTGCATCCCGACATTACCTACGGCAACAATTACAAGGAAATCTTCCGTATCCCCGGAACGATGATCAATCAGAACGAAGTGGCCGCCAAGTTCATGACCGGACTCGGCTACAAGAAGTTCGCCATCATCCACGATACGACCGACTACGGCAAGGGACACGCTTCCTACTTCAGCGACTTCGTGAAGAAGAACGGCGGCGAAATCGTGGGCGAGTTCGGCGTGACGTCCAATCAGCAGGACTTCACCGCAGAGCTGACCAAGATCAAGGCTCTTGATCCCCAGGTGTTGTATTTCGCCAGTCTGGTTCCCACGGGCGTGCGCGTCCGCGCTCAGATGGTCAAGCTCGGTATGACGGACATTCAGTTCCAGGGCGTTTCCGGCATCAAGTCCGACGCCTTCATTCACGGCGTGGGCGACGAGGCTGCGGAAGGCTGCATGAGCTTCATTGAAGGTTCTCCTCTCGAAAAGCTGCCCGGCGGCGCGGCCTTCCTGAGCAGCTATGAAAAGCACGGCTACGAGCAGGCTCCCGAAGCGTACGGCCCCTTTGCCTATGCCGCCATGGTGCAGCTGCTTGACGCCATTGAAGCCGAAGGCCCCAACCACAAGAAGATCATCAGCTACCTGCAGAACATCAAGTCTGCCGATACGCTGGTCGGCAAGGTGACTTATGACGATCACGGCCAGAACATCGAGCCTGCCGTGAGCAAGTACATCGTTCAGGATGGGCAGTGGATCTTCTGGGAAGACAGCAAGTACTGTTCTGGAGAACGTGCCTTGAAAAAGCTCAACAAGTAA
- a CDS encoding branched-chain amino acid ABC transporter permease, whose product MDRSREIFVCLISAMALLVFSVVFLLAEDETVIGTYMVGGALLLWLMVRMGAYAKVIVAVSHHERLWAGLLFIASLILLFFFRDNHYCLFLIGTIFCYTIAVLGLNVQLGYTGVINFSAASFFGVGGYTAGMLLNQGLVPPFAALLLGGVMAGLVGCVLLLPVLRTSGHYSALVTMAFALLFNVFLEVNESFGGPQGIAVPSFSLFGMDFASDVEWGLITGSFYLRYDLFILLFLALVFTMVRRVERSWMGLAMDAVRLDETASACFGINIVRWKVTAFTMGNVLMGMAGAVYAMMLGYISPANFTFSDSLLFLSILLLGGMGNCWGVILATSIMVVLPEKLQFIQEYRYLLYSLLVLLMIVYRPMGLLPRRTRVVTSEDVA is encoded by the coding sequence ATGGATCGCTCAAGAGAAATTTTCGTCTGCCTGATCTCCGCCATGGCGCTGCTGGTGTTTTCCGTGGTGTTCCTGCTGGCGGAAGATGAAACCGTCATCGGCACCTACATGGTGGGAGGCGCGCTTCTGCTGTGGCTCATGGTGCGCATGGGCGCGTATGCCAAGGTCATTGTCGCCGTCTCTCATCATGAACGGCTGTGGGCCGGACTGCTCTTCATTGCCTCGCTCATTCTGCTGTTCTTCTTCCGGGACAATCACTACTGTCTTTTCCTCATAGGAACCATTTTCTGCTACACCATCGCCGTGCTCGGACTGAACGTTCAGCTGGGCTACACGGGCGTCATCAACTTCAGCGCCGCGTCGTTCTTCGGCGTGGGCGGATACACCGCGGGCATGCTGCTCAATCAGGGGCTGGTTCCGCCTTTTGCCGCGCTTCTGCTGGGCGGCGTCATGGCCGGACTTGTGGGATGCGTGCTGCTGCTGCCCGTGCTGAGAACGTCGGGACACTATTCCGCGCTGGTGACCATGGCCTTTGCGCTTCTGTTCAACGTGTTTCTGGAAGTCAACGAAAGCTTCGGCGGGCCGCAGGGCATTGCCGTTCCTTCGTTTTCCCTTTTCGGCATGGATTTCGCCAGCGACGTGGAATGGGGCCTGATTACCGGTTCGTTCTATCTGCGCTATGATCTGTTCATCCTGCTGTTCCTGGCGCTCGTGTTCACCATGGTGCGCCGCGTGGAGCGCTCCTGGATGGGCCTTGCCATGGACGCCGTGCGTCTTGACGAAACGGCCTCGGCCTGCTTCGGCATCAACATCGTCCGCTGGAAGGTGACGGCCTTTACCATGGGCAACGTGCTCATGGGCATGGCAGGCGCCGTCTATGCCATGATGCTCGGCTACATCAGTCCGGCAAACTTCACGTTTTCCGATTCGCTGCTGTTCCTTTCCATTCTTCTGCTCGGCGGCATGGGCAACTGCTGGGGCGTCATTCTGGCGACCTCCATCATGGTGGTTCTGCCGGAAAAACTTCAGTTCATTCAGGAATACCGCTATCTGCTGTATTCCCTGCTGGTTCTGCTCATGATCGTGTACCGCCCCATGGGTCTGCTGCCCCGCAGAACGCGCGTTGTTACTTCGGAGGATGTGGCATGA
- a CDS encoding ABC transporter ATP-binding protein — protein MSLLSCTGLTMRFGGLAALNKLDVQVEEGDVIGLVGPNGSGKTTFFNVLTGIYTPSEGHIVFDGKDITSKTPQEICRAGIARTFQRSRLCLELTVFDNVMMGNCKNLNMSFWHNVIRRRAFFQECRDDEEHMRLMLKALNPTLADKIRKPVGELSMIDRRRVEICRALTGRPRLLLLDEPSAGMTQDETRQLMDELVAMEFEGNRPSIILIEHEMSVIKRISTRCIVLNFGSKLCEGSYDEVTSNPVVQQAYLGTEVV, from the coding sequence ATGAGTCTGCTTTCGTGTACCGGTCTTACCATGCGTTTCGGCGGTCTTGCTGCGCTCAACAAGCTCGACGTGCAGGTGGAGGAAGGAGACGTGATAGGGCTTGTAGGCCCGAACGGTTCCGGCAAGACCACGTTTTTCAATGTGCTTACGGGCATCTACACGCCCAGCGAAGGACACATCGTCTTTGACGGCAAGGACATCACCTCCAAAACCCCGCAGGAAATCTGCCGGGCCGGCATAGCCCGCACGTTCCAGCGTTCGCGGCTGTGCCTTGAGCTGACGGTGTTCGACAACGTCATGATGGGCAACTGCAAGAATCTCAATATGAGCTTCTGGCACAACGTCATACGCAGAAGGGCGTTCTTTCAGGAATGCCGCGACGACGAGGAGCACATGCGTCTCATGCTGAAGGCTCTGAATCCCACGCTTGCCGACAAGATCAGAAAGCCCGTGGGAGAACTGAGCATGATCGACCGTCGCCGCGTGGAAATCTGCCGCGCGCTGACCGGACGTCCCAGACTGCTGCTTCTGGACGAACCTTCGGCAGGCATGACGCAGGACGAAACAAGGCAGCTCATGGACGAGCTTGTGGCCATGGAATTTGAAGGCAACAGGCCGTCCATCATCCTCATTGAGCACGAAATGAGCGTCATCAAAAGAATTTCCACCCGCTGCATAGTGTTGAACTTCGGCAGCAAGCTCTGCGAGGGAAGCTATGATGAGGTAACGTCCAACCCTGTGGTGCAGCAGGCCTATCTGGGAACGGAGGTGGTATAG
- a CDS encoding M20/M25/M40 family metallo-hydrolase, which yields MNDFSGTGLARWMVGCDTITSGSNEYALLEQIAAWLEQAGFTVFLDKYDDSDLGKCSLSAHLHPDCEGGALCLAGHVDTVPLGTKPWKHDPFSGEIIDGCLYGRGSCDMKSGAAVMLAAALAMAPRIHDRDLVLHLYGGEERGCRGSFHMPEQEFRNIAAVVVGEPTGARPLAGHKGALWLSLSSSGRTSHASMPEKGDSALAKMLPAANRLLDFVAEGRHPFMGRGTSVLSTLHSGLNSNSVPDSAVLTMDIRSVPGMNHEKMREEIRDICGKDIAMETTLDIPPVWTDPEDPWMKRVYALYEKLSGKPAEVATVQFFTDAAALRTRLPQVPVVIFGPGESSMAHQVDETCPVSQIEFMENICRELIRDWYEL from the coding sequence ATGAATGATTTCAGCGGAACGGGCCTGGCCCGGTGGATGGTTGGCTGCGACACCATAACGAGCGGCAGCAACGAATATGCGCTGCTTGAACAGATTGCGGCATGGCTGGAGCAGGCGGGATTCACGGTTTTTCTTGATAAGTACGACGACTCCGATCTCGGAAAATGCAGTCTTTCCGCGCATCTTCATCCAGACTGCGAGGGCGGGGCGCTGTGCCTGGCCGGTCATGTGGACACGGTGCCTCTCGGAACAAAGCCGTGGAAGCATGATCCCTTTTCCGGGGAGATCATCGACGGCTGCCTGTACGGTCGCGGTTCCTGCGATATGAAGAGCGGCGCCGCCGTCATGCTGGCCGCGGCTCTTGCCATGGCTCCCCGCATTCATGATCGGGATCTCGTTCTGCATCTCTACGGAGGAGAGGAGCGGGGCTGCCGGGGCTCGTTCCACATGCCGGAGCAGGAGTTTCGGAACATTGCGGCCGTCGTCGTGGGAGAGCCCACAGGAGCGCGTCCTCTTGCCGGACACAAGGGAGCCTTGTGGCTTAGCCTGTCCTCGTCGGGCCGCACGTCGCATGCGTCCATGCCCGAGAAAGGCGACAGCGCGCTTGCGAAAATGCTTCCGGCCGCCAATCGTCTTCTGGATTTTGTTGCCGAGGGAAGGCATCCGTTCATGGGCAGGGGCACGTCGGTGCTTTCCACGCTGCATTCCGGCTTGAACAGCAATTCCGTGCCCGACTCGGCCGTGCTGACCATGGATATCCGGTCGGTGCCCGGCATGAATCATGAAAAGATGCGGGAAGAGATTCGGGATATCTGCGGAAAGGACATCGCCATGGAAACGACGCTGGACATTCCGCCGGTGTGGACGGATCCGGAAGATCCGTGGATGAAGCGCGTGTACGCCCTGTACGAAAAGCTTTCCGGCAAGCCGGCCGAGGTGGCCACGGTGCAGTTCTTTACCGACGCCGCCGCGCTTCGGACCAGACTGCCGCAGGTTCCGGTGGTTATTTTCGGTCCCGGTGAAAGTTCCATGGCCCATCAGGTGGACGAGACCTGTCCGGTTTCTCAGATAGAGTTCATGGAGAACATCTGCCGGGAATTGATTCGTGACTGGTATGAACTCTGA
- a CDS encoding amidohydrolase family protein: MVIDFRVRAPFVAYKDSFFTQECLDHLNSESMLRVDAPVSPSARQYSMPLLLQEADEAGIDKLVVPVRKSTNGRNEDLEELIAQYPDRLVGLAGLDPHDINAAIAETERFVVNGRCTGVVMEPGQDKTPWLVNSAWVFPLYDYCQEHGIPLVFTFGGIMTRSLRYYNPELIDDVAAAFPRLNIALMHGGWPYVSEVCQIALNRRNVYLAPDFYMLRSPGMADYAMAANYLLRERVIFSSAYPIMPLKGAREGYLAQLRDEVKPLVMGENAARFLGL, translated from the coding sequence ATGGTTATAGATTTTCGCGTCCGCGCGCCTTTTGTCGCCTACAAGGACAGCTTCTTCACCCAGGAATGCCTCGATCACCTGAACAGCGAAAGCATGCTTCGCGTGGACGCTCCGGTTTCCCCGTCCGCCCGGCAGTATTCCATGCCTCTGCTGCTGCAGGAAGCCGACGAAGCCGGCATCGACAAGCTGGTCGTGCCGGTGCGCAAGTCCACGAACGGACGCAACGAGGATCTTGAAGAGCTTATTGCGCAGTATCCCGACAGACTTGTCGGTCTCGCGGGCCTCGACCCCCACGATATCAACGCCGCCATTGCGGAAACCGAACGCTTCGTCGTCAACGGCCGCTGCACCGGCGTCGTCATGGAGCCCGGTCAGGACAAAACGCCCTGGCTCGTCAATTCCGCCTGGGTCTTCCCCCTGTACGACTACTGCCAGGAACACGGCATTCCGCTGGTGTTCACCTTCGGCGGCATCATGACTCGCTCGCTGCGCTACTACAACCCCGAACTCATCGACGACGTCGCCGCGGCCTTCCCCCGCCTGAACATCGCCCTCATGCACGGCGGATGGCCGTATGTGTCCGAAGTCTGCCAGATCGCCCTGAACCGCCGCAACGTGTATCTCGCTCCCGACTTCTACATGCTCCGCTCCCCCGGCATGGCCGACTACGCCATGGCCGCCAACTATCTGCTGCGCGAGCGCGTCATCTTCTCCTCGGCCTACCCCATCATGCCTCTCAAGGGCGCCAGGGAAGGGTATCTGGCGCAGCTGCGCGACGAAGTGAAGCCGCTCGTCATGGGCGAAAACGCGGCGCGCTTCCTGGGCCTGTAA
- a CDS encoding diaminopimelate dehydrogenase — MSKIRIGIVGYGNLGRGVELAVAANPDQELVAVFSRRDPSTVKILTEGVPVCRLADVADWKGRIDVMILCGGSATDLPKQTPELAAMFNVVDSFDTHAHIPAHFDAVDEAARKAGTIGIISVGWDPGMFSLNRLYANCILPDGHDYTFWGRGVSQGHSDAIRRIKGVLDARQYTVPVPAAMEAVRSGSNPELTTRQKHTRECYVVAAEGADKAAIEHEIKTMPNYFDEYDTTVTFISQEELDRDHKGIPHGGFVIRTGCTGQHGETKHVIEYSLKLGSNPEFTSSVLAAYARAAYRLSQKGETGARTVFDIAPALLSPRDGADLRAHLL; from the coding sequence ATGTCCAAAATCAGAATCGGCATCGTGGGCTACGGCAATCTCGGCCGCGGCGTTGAACTGGCCGTTGCCGCCAATCCCGATCAGGAACTGGTGGCGGTGTTCTCCCGCCGCGATCCTTCCACCGTCAAGATTCTTACCGAAGGCGTTCCGGTCTGCCGTCTCGCCGACGTGGCGGATTGGAAGGGACGCATAGACGTCATGATTCTCTGCGGCGGCAGCGCGACCGATCTGCCCAAGCAGACTCCCGAGCTTGCGGCCATGTTCAACGTGGTGGACAGCTTCGACACGCACGCTCACATTCCCGCCCATTTCGACGCCGTGGACGAAGCCGCCCGCAAGGCCGGCACCATAGGCATCATCTCCGTGGGCTGGGACCCCGGCATGTTCTCCCTGAACCGCCTGTACGCCAACTGCATTCTGCCCGACGGGCATGACTACACCTTCTGGGGCCGCGGCGTGAGCCAGGGCCATTCCGACGCCATCCGCCGCATCAAGGGCGTGCTCGACGCCCGTCAGTACACCGTGCCGGTGCCCGCCGCCATGGAAGCCGTGCGCAGCGGCAGCAATCCCGAGCTGACCACCCGTCAGAAGCACACCCGCGAATGCTACGTCGTGGCCGCCGAAGGCGCGGACAAGGCCGCCATTGAGCATGAAATCAAGACCATGCCCAACTACTTCGACGAGTACGACACCACGGTGACCTTCATCAGCCAGGAAGAGCTCGACCGCGATCACAAGGGCATTCCGCACGGCGGTTTCGTGATCCGCACCGGCTGCACCGGTCAGCACGGCGAAACCAAGCACGTCATCGAATATTCCCTGAAGCTCGGCTCCAACCCCGAATTCACGTCCAGCGTGCTGGCCGCCTACGCCCGCGCCGCGTATCGCCTTTCCCAGAAGGGTGAAACCGGTGCGAGAACCGTGTTCGACATCGCGCCCGCGCTGCTTTCTCCCCGCGACGGCGCTGATCTGCGCGCGCACCTGCTGTAG
- a CDS encoding SLC13 family permease yields MTQPSAVDSRHILHIVIFFLLNFGIGFLPPVGITPMGMNILGVFFGMLYGWTFIGFAWPSMICLVALGFTGYAEPGKIIGSAFSSPAVLFTMFVLAFTTYCDKSGINNVMAKWCLSRRVFAGHPWIFTASVLTGTLIIGFLVDGVPAAFLIAGILYSMFHDIDMKQGDDYPAYLLAGVYMAGVLSFACKPWAGQNLMGISALSDVSGGTAVINNITLIAIAMPVCIATLLLYTLIVRFIFRPDIARLSHLTPEYLDRISSQIRIDNKQRVAATALVVFLLVMFLPNILPAGSATANFFGKFNMVVAMVVILGVLSFLRVDGEPVFDFHDCASGINWNVIWMLAASIPVSSALSSDGAGLSRVLTDILSSFVGDGNILIFLAGFMIFINIMTQFTHNVTIVLIAVPLIWNLGQSTGINPSGFTVLMLLAAGAAYATPAASTVGALSFANGAWVGMRRAFKAGIFGCVAAIICMLCLGLPLVMVTVGL; encoded by the coding sequence ATGACACAGCCTTCCGCCGTTGACAGCAGGCATATCCTGCATATCGTCATTTTCTTTCTTCTCAACTTCGGCATCGGATTTCTGCCGCCCGTCGGCATTACCCCCATGGGCATGAACATTCTCGGCGTCTTCTTCGGCATGCTCTACGGGTGGACCTTCATAGGCTTCGCCTGGCCCAGCATGATCTGTCTCGTGGCGCTCGGCTTCACCGGGTACGCCGAGCCCGGCAAGATCATCGGCAGCGCCTTCAGCAGCCCCGCCGTGCTGTTCACCATGTTCGTGCTGGCCTTCACCACCTACTGCGACAAGAGCGGCATCAACAACGTCATGGCCAAGTGGTGCCTGAGCCGCCGCGTGTTCGCCGGGCATCCGTGGATCTTCACGGCCAGCGTGCTCACGGGCACGCTCATCATCGGCTTTCTCGTGGACGGCGTTCCCGCAGCCTTCCTCATTGCCGGCATTCTCTATTCCATGTTCCACGACATCGACATGAAGCAGGGCGACGACTATCCCGCCTATCTGCTCGCAGGCGTGTACATGGCCGGCGTGCTCTCCTTTGCCTGCAAGCCCTGGGCCGGACAGAACCTCATGGGCATCAGCGCCCTTTCCGACGTGTCCGGCGGAACGGCCGTCATCAACAACATCACCCTCATCGCCATCGCCATGCCGGTGTGCATCGCCACGCTGCTGCTCTACACGCTCATCGTGCGCTTCATTTTCCGCCCGGACATCGCCCGCCTTTCCCATCTCACGCCGGAATACCTCGACCGCATCAGCTCGCAGATACGCATAGACAACAAGCAGCGCGTCGCCGCCACCGCCCTTGTCGTGTTCCTCCTCGTCATGTTTCTGCCCAACATCCTGCCCGCCGGTTCCGCCACGGCGAATTTCTTCGGCAAGTTCAACATGGTGGTGGCCATGGTGGTCATTCTCGGCGTGCTCTCCTTCCTGCGCGTGGACGGCGAACCCGTGTTCGACTTTCACGACTGCGCTTCCGGCATCAACTGGAACGTCATCTGGATGCTGGCCGCCTCCATTCCCGTTTCCTCGGCCCTGAGCAGCGACGGCGCAGGTCTGAGCAGAGTGCTCACCGACATTCTCAGCAGCTTCGTGGGCGACGGCAACATCCTCATATTCCTCGCCGGCTTCATGATCTTCATCAACATCATGACGCAGTTCACGCACAACGTCACCATCGTGCTCATCGCGGTTCCCCTCATCTGGAACCTCGGCCAGAGCACGGGCATCAATCCCTCAGGCTTCACCGTACTCATGCTTCTGGCGGCTGGCGCAGCCTACGCCACCCCGGCCGCTTCCACGGTGGGCGCCCTTTCCTTCGCCAACGGCGCATGGGTGGGCATGCGCAGAGCCTTCAAGGCCGGCATCTTCGGCTGCGTGGCGGCCATCATCTGCATGCTCTGCCTCGGCCTGCCGCTGGTCATGGTCACCGTCGGACTCTAA
- a CDS encoding ABC transporter ATP-binding protein, giving the protein MDVAFSPLRIENLFVAYGKADVICGVNMEICAGRITGLLGANGAGKTTLLRAILGLTPPRKGSVLFNGMEISGLPPHKIAARGISCIPEGRRIFSKMTVEENLLMGAYMEKDKEKIRQRLERVYRIFPRLLERREQFAGTMSGGEQAMVSIGRGLMNEPKLLVIDEPSLGLSPALVNDNFRVIRKICEDGIAVFLVEQNVRQTLAIAHYGYVLAQGRVVAEGTAEELKKSEEVKKAYFG; this is encoded by the coding sequence ATGGATGTTGCGTTTTCCCCTCTCAGAATAGAAAATCTGTTTGTGGCCTACGGCAAGGCCGACGTCATCTGCGGCGTGAACATGGAAATATGCGCGGGCCGCATTACCGGACTTCTGGGAGCCAACGGCGCGGGCAAGACCACGCTTCTGCGGGCCATACTCGGCCTCACGCCGCCCAGAAAGGGCAGCGTGCTGTTCAACGGCATGGAGATTTCCGGCCTGCCGCCGCACAAGATTGCGGCGCGCGGCATCAGCTGCATTCCCGAAGGCAGACGCATCTTTTCCAAGATGACCGTGGAAGAAAACCTTCTCATGGGCGCCTACATGGAAAAGGACAAGGAAAAGATCCGTCAGCGCCTGGAACGGGTGTACCGCATTTTTCCGCGTCTTCTTGAGCGGCGCGAGCAGTTTGCGGGCACCATGTCCGGCGGCGAACAGGCCATGGTGTCCATCGGCCGCGGACTCATGAACGAACCCAAGCTCCTTGTCATCGACGAACCTTCCCTGGGGCTGTCCCCCGCGCTGGTCAATGACAACTTCCGCGTCATACGGAAGATATGCGAAGACGGCATTGCCGTGTTTCTGGTCGAGCAGAACGTGCGGCAGACCCTGGCCATAGCCCATTACGGCTACGTGCTGGCGCAGGGGCGCGTGGTGGCCGAAGGAACGGCCGAAGAGCTGAAAAAGAGTGAAGAAGTGAAGAAGGCGTATTTCGGATGA